The following proteins come from a genomic window of Parvularculales bacterium:
- a CDS encoding homoserine O-acetyltransferase, translating into MAQEAIQQSGQKFGQEAVFEASEPLALDCGVSLHPFTIAYQTYGSLNKDRSNAVLICHALTGDQYAAAPHPITGNPGWWRFVVGPDLPVDTDRFFVICANVLGGCMGTTGPTSINPETGKAYGLSFPVITIRDMVRAQAMLIDHLNIQSLFCVIGGSMGGMQVLQWAANYPERVFSAIPIATSARHSAQNIAFHEVGRQAIMADPDWRQGNYLEDNTHPAKGLAVARMAAHITYLSEPALHNKFGRDLQDRKEITYGFDADFQIESYLRHQGSRFVDRFDANSYLYITRAMDYFDLPADHNNVLATAFRGTETRFCVVSFTSDWLFPTGDSRQIVQALNAVGSNVSFVEIESDKGHDAFLLDEPEMFTTLRGFIAAAAHRRGLQERDFQGEVSK; encoded by the coding sequence ATGGCGCAGGAGGCAATACAACAATCTGGCCAGAAGTTTGGGCAAGAGGCTGTATTTGAAGCATCAGAGCCTCTGGCGCTGGATTGTGGGGTGAGTCTTCACCCTTTCACCATTGCTTATCAGACGTATGGCTCGCTGAACAAAGACCGCTCCAATGCTGTCCTCATCTGTCATGCGCTCACCGGTGACCAATATGCTGCCGCCCCTCATCCTATAACCGGTAACCCCGGTTGGTGGCGTTTTGTGGTAGGGCCAGATCTTCCGGTTGATACGGATCGTTTTTTTGTCATCTGCGCTAATGTTTTGGGGGGGTGTATGGGCACCACTGGCCCTACCAGCATTAATCCGGAAACAGGTAAGGCTTATGGTCTTTCCTTTCCCGTGATTACCATCCGCGATATGGTGCGTGCTCAGGCGATGCTGATTGATCATCTAAATATACAGTCGTTATTTTGCGTGATCGGTGGCTCTATGGGTGGTATGCAGGTGTTGCAATGGGCGGCGAACTATCCAGAGCGGGTTTTTTCAGCTATACCGATTGCGACGAGTGCGCGTCATTCGGCCCAGAACATTGCTTTCCATGAGGTTGGTCGTCAGGCCATTATGGCTGATCCTGATTGGCGGCAGGGTAATTATCTTGAGGATAATACACATCCTGCTAAGGGCTTGGCCGTAGCGCGTATGGCAGCTCACATTACATATTTGAGTGAGCCGGCTCTCCATAACAAGTTTGGACGCGACCTTCAGGATCGCAAAGAGATAACGTACGGCTTTGATGCTGATTTTCAGATAGAAAGCTATCTACGTCATCAAGGATCCAGATTTGTGGACCGCTTTGATGCTAACAGCTATTTGTATATCACTCGCGCTATGGATTACTTTGACCTGCCTGCCGACCATAATAATGTTCTGGCGACGGCTTTTCGTGGTACTGAGACGCGTTTTTGTGTTGTATCGTTTACGAGTGACTGGTTATTTCCTACAGGAGACAGCCGTCAGATTGTGCAAGCCCTTAATGCAGTGGGATCTAATGTTAGTTTCGTAGAAATTGAAAGCGACAAGGGGCATGATGCATTTCTTCTTGATGAGCCCGAAATGTTCACCACCTTGAGGGGTTTTATTGCTGCTGCTGCTCATCGTCGCGGTCTTCAAGAGCGTGATTTTCAGGGAGAGGTGTCAAAGTGA
- the metW gene encoding methionine biosynthesis protein MetW produces the protein MPSRGDLELIAGIVESSSRVLDIGCGDGLLLDLLAKRRGVDGRGLEISQAGVNACVARGLSVIQGDADHDLVNYPDDTFDYVILSQTIQATHRPAEVLQQMLRIGKRAIVSFPNFGHWRVRLYLMYAGRMPVTRSLPDSWHTTANIHFCTIRDFTALCEDQRWHITQALALKSDGSRAGPVGGWANMLAPQALFVLERV, from the coding sequence ATGCCTTCTCGTGGTGACCTTGAGTTAATTGCGGGCATTGTTGAGTCATCTTCACGGGTGTTGGATATTGGTTGTGGAGACGGGCTGTTATTAGATTTGCTCGCGAAGAGGCGAGGCGTTGACGGTCGCGGGTTAGAGATTAGTCAGGCGGGGGTGAACGCGTGTGTTGCGAGGGGTCTTTCGGTTATTCAGGGGGATGCTGATCATGACCTTGTGAATTATCCTGATGATACGTTTGATTATGTGATTTTAAGCCAGACCATACAGGCGACTCATCGTCCAGCGGAGGTTTTGCAGCAGATGTTGCGTATTGGCAAGCGGGCGATTGTATCTTTTCCCAATTTTGGGCATTGGCGGGTGCGTTTATATTTAATGTACGCCGGGCGGATGCCTGTAACGAGATCATTGCCGGATAGTTGGCATACAACGGCTAACATTCATTTTTGTACCATTCGAGATTTTACGGCTCTTTGTGAGGACCAGAGATGGCACATTACACAAGCGCTTGCGTTGAAGAGCGATGGCTCACGGGCGGGTCCTGTAGGGGGATGGGCTAATATGCTGGCACCGCAAGCGTTGTTTGTTCTGGAGCGGGTATAA
- a CDS encoding methyltransferase domain-containing protein, giving the protein MIVEAATLRDFYASPQGQETQRLIGVRIINLWPPTPKLSMAGIGYALPWLEDYTSTVTHTLALMPAKQGALIWPPSGQRRTSLITDMQLPLPDECLDRILIIHALEVSQDAPVLLRQIWRTLKPGGKALVIVPNRRGLWGHLSSTPFSAGYTFSHNELANLLINAMLTPEVWDTALHVPPALSWRMPSRMTQRWEWCGRHITPGLAGVFIVEASKQLYAPLKLHLKPVSAHTSPQKAAALRLIPAPEQTTLAVPAY; this is encoded by the coding sequence ATGATAGTTGAAGCCGCAACATTGCGGGATTTTTACGCAAGCCCTCAAGGGCAGGAAACCCAACGCCTCATCGGTGTGCGTATAATCAACCTCTGGCCACCAACCCCGAAACTCTCCATGGCAGGCATTGGCTATGCTCTCCCGTGGCTTGAGGATTATACCTCAACGGTCACCCACACCCTGGCCCTTATGCCGGCCAAACAAGGTGCTCTTATATGGCCACCCTCAGGACAACGCCGCACAAGCCTTATCACTGACATGCAACTCCCCCTGCCGGACGAATGTTTAGACAGAATACTCATCATCCATGCTCTTGAAGTAAGCCAGGACGCACCCGTTCTCTTACGTCAAATATGGCGCACCCTCAAACCTGGCGGCAAGGCTTTAGTGATTGTTCCCAACCGCCGGGGACTATGGGGGCATCTATCCTCCACACCGTTTTCTGCCGGATACACTTTTTCACATAATGAACTGGCAAACCTGTTAATCAACGCCATGCTCACCCCCGAAGTATGGGATACGGCTCTCCACGTGCCACCGGCCCTATCATGGCGGATGCCGAGCCGCATGACACAGAGATGGGAGTGGTGCGGCAGACACATAACCCCGGGCCTTGCGGGTGTCTTTATTGTAGAAGCCAGCAAGCAACTCTATGCACCTCTCAAGCTTCATCTAAAACCTGTTTCCGCCCATACCTCTCCCCAGAAAGCAGCAGCGCTTCGGCTTATACCCGCTCCAGAACAAACAACGCTTGCGGTGCCAGCATATTAG
- the gloB gene encoding hydroxyacylglutathione hydrolase: MAQLDIHQFPCLDDNYGYLVHEGTSGVTAAIDTPDANVIMAELDKKGWSLTHILNTHHHGDHTGGNLALKEATGCVIVGPRADEGRIPAIDHGVGDGDGVEFGSAQAQVFDVPGHTRGHIAYYFSESGVAFVGDTLFALGCGRLFEGTPAQMWTSLQKLMALPDETVIYCAHEYTQANARFALTVDPQNEALRMRAQEIDVLRSENRPTVPTTLALEKATNPFLRPDSTAIQDMLGMRGDDVVAVFAEIRHRKDNY, from the coding sequence ATGGCTCAATTAGATATTCATCAGTTTCCCTGTCTCGATGACAATTACGGTTATCTTGTACATGAGGGAACGAGTGGCGTAACAGCAGCGATTGATACGCCCGACGCTAATGTCATTATGGCTGAACTGGACAAAAAAGGATGGTCTCTTACTCATATTCTGAACACCCATCACCATGGCGATCATACGGGCGGTAATTTAGCGCTCAAGGAGGCTACAGGTTGTGTGATTGTTGGCCCGCGTGCCGATGAGGGACGTATTCCAGCTATTGACCATGGGGTTGGTGATGGTGATGGGGTTGAGTTTGGGAGTGCGCAGGCGCAGGTTTTTGACGTACCAGGTCATACTCGTGGGCATATTGCGTATTATTTTTCCGAGAGTGGTGTAGCTTTCGTGGGGGACACTCTGTTTGCATTGGGGTGTGGGCGATTGTTTGAGGGTACGCCTGCCCAGATGTGGACGTCTTTACAGAAGCTGATGGCATTACCTGATGAGACGGTTATTTATTGTGCTCATGAGTATACGCAAGCCAATGCGCGATTTGCTTTAACGGTGGATCCTCAAAATGAAGCATTGCGGATGCGGGCACAGGAGATTGATGTGTTACGGAGTGAAAATCGCCCGACAGTACCGACAACGTTAGCGCTTGAGAAGGCGACCAATCCTTTTTTACGTCCTGACAGCACGGCTATTCAGGATATGTTGGGCATGAGGGGTGATGATGTGGTAGCAGTGTTTGCTGAGATTCGCCACCGTAAGGATAATTACTAG
- a CDS encoding helix-turn-helix transcriptional regulator: protein MALFFDQSWFDEKLQAHHLTRDDVARALGLSPTEIEEMWKDQRELMTREVSVLAALLNVPPEDVADRAGIATPVPVVGGSAGDTAELAQSLDDIRRRLGRLEYNLEEIKSLLQDNPPSPR from the coding sequence ATGGCTTTATTTTTTGATCAGAGTTGGTTTGACGAAAAACTGCAGGCGCATCATTTGACGCGGGATGATGTTGCACGTGCTTTAGGGTTATCTCCTACCGAGATTGAAGAAATGTGGAAAGACCAACGCGAACTTATGACCAGAGAGGTTTCTGTATTAGCAGCTTTGTTGAATGTGCCCCCGGAAGACGTAGCAGACAGGGCCGGCATTGCAACGCCTGTTCCGGTAGTTGGTGGCAGCGCAGGTGATACGGCGGAGCTGGCCCAAAGCCTCGATGACATAAGAAGGCGTCTTGGACGGTTAGAGTATAATCTTGAGGAAATTAAGTCACTGCTTCAAGACAACCCCCCCTCACCCCGCTAG
- a CDS encoding TlpA disulfide reductase family protein, with protein MITQRWILALVGIGLVVAFLGVWLMQSPSDRQEESKGNAGNLGSYAHGAMANFVPVEEDVKPAVAPFVGGDGETLTLADFKGQVVLVNLWATWCAPCREEMPSLDRLQQHLDSEDFSVVAIASDRGGVEAARTFLAEIDANTLGVYVDSTARIGPALGSFGLPASLLLGRDGRELGRLAGPAEWDSDEAIALIRAALALR; from the coding sequence GTGATTACACAACGTTGGATTTTAGCTCTGGTGGGCATAGGGCTTGTTGTTGCATTTTTGGGAGTTTGGTTGATGCAATCACCCTCTGATCGGCAGGAAGAATCGAAAGGGAACGCAGGTAATCTAGGGAGTTATGCCCATGGGGCGATGGCTAATTTTGTACCGGTAGAGGAGGATGTTAAACCTGCCGTTGCTCCCTTTGTTGGGGGGGATGGCGAGACTTTGACACTGGCGGATTTTAAGGGGCAAGTTGTTCTGGTTAATTTGTGGGCTACGTGGTGTGCGCCTTGTCGGGAGGAGATGCCGTCTCTCGACCGCCTTCAGCAGCATCTGGATAGTGAGGATTTCTCTGTAGTGGCGATAGCCAGCGACCGGGGTGGTGTGGAGGCAGCTCGTACTTTTTTAGCAGAGATTGACGCTAACACTTTGGGGGTTTATGTAGACTCAACTGCTCGGATAGGTCCGGCTTTAGGGTCGTTTGGATTACCTGCCAGCTTATTGTTGGGACGTGATGGTCGTGAGTTAGGCCGTCTGGCTGGTCCTGCTGAATGGGATAGTGATGAAGCGATTGCTCTTATTCGCGCGGCGTTAGCGCTTCGTTAG
- the argH gene encoding argininosuccinate lyase — MSHKMWGGRFETSPDGILTRINGSIGFDRRLFAQDIAGSKAHAAMLAACGIIGAEDGVAIQQGLETIEVEIREDRFPFDETLEDIHMNIEGRLADLIGEAAGRLHTARSRNDQVATDFRLYMREAADALNGQCAAFQNTLLTLAESHTETVMPGMTHLQVAQPITFAHHLLAYVEMIARDRSRFNDARRRMNECPLGSAALAGTSYPIDRNMTAEALGFDRPCANSLDAVSDRDFVMEMLACASITAVHLSRLAEEMVLWMSPHFGFIQLSEAHTTGSSIMPQKRNPDAAELVRAKTGRIVGALNTLLVVMKALPLAYSKDMQEDKEPAFDALDSLSLCLAAMTAMTGAMTANRDAMVSAAGQAFATATDLADWLTRVAGLPFRKAHHVAGALVALAEKRNVDLSDLSLDDMCSVEPRITAEVYSVLTPEASVTSRTSYGGTAPDNVRAAISVWRRRLEEEGH, encoded by the coding sequence ATGAGTCACAAAATGTGGGGTGGGCGCTTTGAAACCAGCCCCGATGGCATACTGACACGCATCAATGGATCCATTGGCTTCGACCGGCGGTTGTTCGCCCAGGACATTGCCGGTTCAAAAGCGCATGCGGCGATGTTGGCCGCTTGCGGCATCATCGGTGCCGAGGATGGTGTGGCCATTCAACAGGGTCTTGAGACTATAGAGGTAGAGATTAGAGAAGACAGGTTTCCCTTTGATGAGACATTGGAAGATATTCACATGAACATTGAGGGACGCCTTGCTGACTTAATCGGAGAAGCCGCTGGCCGTCTCCATACGGCGCGGTCTCGTAATGACCAAGTGGCTACAGACTTCCGGTTATACATGAGAGAGGCCGCCGATGCCCTGAATGGGCAATGCGCAGCTTTTCAGAATACTCTTTTGACGTTGGCGGAAAGCCATACAGAGACCGTAATGCCAGGTATGACTCACTTACAGGTAGCCCAACCGATTACGTTTGCCCATCACCTGCTAGCATACGTAGAAATGATAGCACGTGACCGGAGTCGCTTTAATGATGCTCGCAGACGTATGAACGAGTGTCCTCTTGGTAGTGCGGCGCTGGCGGGGACATCCTACCCCATAGACCGCAACATGACGGCGGAGGCTTTGGGCTTTGACCGGCCTTGCGCCAATTCTTTGGATGCTGTCTCGGACAGGGATTTTGTTATGGAGATGTTAGCGTGTGCCAGCATTACAGCCGTGCATTTATCGCGTCTTGCTGAAGAGATGGTGTTGTGGATGTCGCCGCACTTTGGCTTTATTCAACTGTCAGAAGCTCATACTACCGGCTCGTCCATTATGCCTCAGAAGCGCAATCCGGATGCAGCCGAACTGGTTCGTGCCAAGACCGGACGTATTGTTGGAGCGCTCAATACTCTTCTGGTCGTTATGAAAGCTCTGCCCCTTGCGTATTCAAAGGATATGCAAGAAGACAAGGAGCCCGCATTTGATGCTCTTGATTCTTTGAGCCTGTGTCTTGCCGCCATGACGGCCATGACCGGTGCTATGACCGCCAACCGGGATGCTATGGTGTCAGCTGCCGGACAGGCCTTTGCAACAGCGACAGATTTGGCCGACTGGCTTACCAGAGTAGCGGGGTTGCCTTTTCGGAAGGCGCATCATGTTGCCGGTGCTCTTGTAGCTTTAGCTGAAAAGCGTAACGTTGACTTGTCAGACCTGTCTCTTGACGATATGTGCTCTGTTGAGCCCCGCATCACGGCAGAGGTTTATTCCGTTTTAACTCCAGAGGCCTCTGTGACCAGCCGTACGAGCTATGGCGGAACAGCGCCTGATAATGTCCGGGCAGCTATTTCGGTTTGGCGGAGACGTCTTGAAGAGGAGGGGCACTGA
- a CDS encoding lipoprotein, which yields MRYVFYGLLVLALAIGVSACGKKGDLELPSATPSDEASPISE from the coding sequence ATGCGGTATGTGTTCTATGGGTTATTGGTACTTGCGCTAGCGATCGGTGTTTCGGCATGTGGTAAAAAGGGAGATCTGGAACTTCCTTCTGCTACACCCTCTGATGAGGCGTCGCCAATCAGCGAGTAA
- the lysA gene encoding diaminopimelate decarboxylase yields MSFFTYNNGVLNAEKVPLSDIAARVGTPFYCYSSAALLHSYQALEEEFANKGGVDICYSVKANSNLAVVATLAAAGAGADVVSEGELRRALAAGIPSDCIVFSGVGKTDRELIAGLEAGIAQFNVESEPELERLNALACERQCEAPVALRINPDIDAQTHEKITTGRSDNKFGIDWRTAQALYGRGVAMAGVHMIGIGLHIGSQITTLTPFEEAFQLLASLVTAVRADGHEVSRLDLGGGLGVPYEPGGGLTFSLTEYADMIEKTLGSLGCCHILEPGRFLAAQAGALVASVVYEKEGEHNSLLIIDAAMNDLIRPALYNARHTILPVREVSQDTLVQFYDVVGPICETSDVMARYYPLPPCRAGDLIALMDTGAYGAVQASTYNSRPLVPEVMVQGRDMAIIRPRQSLEELLAMDTMPDWLEP; encoded by the coding sequence ATGAGCTTTTTTACGTACAACAACGGCGTACTAAACGCTGAAAAAGTACCACTGTCTGATATCGCTGCTCGTGTAGGTACACCTTTTTATTGTTATTCCAGCGCCGCCTTGCTGCATTCCTATCAGGCTCTTGAGGAGGAATTTGCCAATAAGGGCGGCGTGGATATTTGCTATTCCGTCAAGGCAAACTCTAACCTTGCGGTTGTTGCAACTTTAGCTGCAGCGGGGGCAGGGGCTGATGTGGTTTCAGAAGGTGAACTGCGCCGGGCGCTGGCGGCGGGTATTCCATCAGACTGTATTGTGTTCTCCGGCGTGGGCAAAACAGACCGCGAACTCATTGCGGGATTGGAGGCCGGTATTGCTCAATTCAACGTAGAGTCAGAACCAGAACTGGAGCGCCTCAATGCTCTGGCTTGCGAGCGTCAGTGTGAGGCTCCGGTTGCTTTGCGCATCAACCCCGATATTGACGCGCAGACTCACGAGAAAATAACAACGGGTCGGTCTGACAATAAGTTCGGTATTGATTGGCGCACGGCGCAAGCCCTCTATGGGCGCGGAGTGGCTATGGCCGGTGTCCACATGATTGGCATTGGTCTTCACATAGGCAGCCAGATTACAACATTGACTCCTTTTGAAGAAGCTTTCCAGCTTTTAGCCTCTCTGGTTACCGCTGTACGTGCTGACGGTCATGAAGTCTCCCGCTTAGACCTTGGTGGTGGCCTGGGTGTGCCGTATGAACCGGGGGGAGGACTCACGTTTTCTCTGACAGAATACGCCGATATGATAGAAAAAACGTTGGGTTCCCTTGGGTGCTGTCATATTCTGGAGCCTGGACGTTTTCTTGCCGCTCAGGCAGGGGCGCTGGTAGCCTCCGTCGTGTATGAAAAAGAAGGAGAACATAATTCTCTCCTGATCATTGACGCTGCCATGAATGATTTAATCCGTCCCGCGCTTTATAATGCTCGCCACACTATTTTGCCGGTTCGTGAGGTATCTCAAGACACACTGGTGCAATTTTATGACGTGGTTGGCCCCATTTGCGAAACCAGTGACGTGATGGCACGATACTATCCTCTGCCCCCCTGTCGGGCAGGCGATTTAATTGCCCTCATGGATACCGGTGCTTATGGGGCAGTCCAGGCGTCAACCTACAACAGCCGCCCCCTTGTGCCGGAGGTGATGGTGCAGGGAAGGGATATGGCCATCATCCGACCCCGCCAAAGCCTCGAAGAGCTTTTGGCGATGGACACCATGCCGGACTGGCTTGAGCCATAA
- a CDS encoding ATP-binding cassette domain-containing protein, whose protein sequence is MLHLEDVSVSDKSENIILEHVNLHIEPGGFYLLTGASGSGKTALFERLALVRPPSRGVFTFCGYNVSTLTSNQAQSLRRRIGIFFQKPRLMDYLTLYENIALPLEIAGEEQSRYHHNILELLSWFGLEGRENQCPTSLSPSEQRDLALARAVVTRPPLLVADDLLADSDKTATKRILSLLTTLNRYGMTIVMTLSGQTVPDVIAHKVAHRHYHLQSGVLAGVKEGHRGSP, encoded by the coding sequence ATGTTGCATCTTGAGGATGTCAGTGTAAGTGACAAGTCAGAAAATATTATTCTAGAGCATGTCAATTTGCATATTGAACCTGGCGGGTTTTATCTGCTAACGGGAGCATCCGGTTCAGGTAAGACGGCGCTTTTTGAACGTCTGGCCCTTGTGCGTCCTCCCTCTAGGGGTGTGTTCACATTTTGCGGCTATAATGTTTCAACTTTGACGTCGAATCAGGCTCAATCCCTTCGGCGGCGCATCGGGATCTTTTTTCAAAAACCTCGCCTGATGGATTACCTTACCCTTTACGAAAATATAGCTCTGCCCCTGGAAATTGCAGGTGAGGAGCAAAGTCGTTATCATCACAACATCCTTGAATTGCTCAGCTGGTTTGGTTTGGAGGGCAGAGAGAATCAATGTCCCACCTCTCTTTCTCCTAGTGAACAACGTGATCTAGCGCTAGCACGTGCCGTTGTAACTCGACCTCCTTTGTTGGTAGCAGATGATCTGTTAGCGGATAGTGACAAGACCGCTACAAAACGAATTTTAAGTCTGCTTACAACCCTCAATCGCTATGGCATGACCATTGTGATGACTTTGTCAGGCCAAACAGTGCCGGATGTGATTGCCCATAAGGTCGCGCATCGGCACTATCATCTACAAAGCGGTGTGCTTGCAGGTGTGAAAGAGGGGCATCGTGGCTCACCATAG
- a CDS encoding YdcF family protein: MSKSWSKYIMVWRGLGGVSIMVVLVYGAGFITFSRAVETKPLMPEVATEAIVVLTGASDRLDVAIDLLISNRGERLLISGVDPSVRRDTIIKLTGSNSALFECCVDMDRYSTNTAGNAVETAQWVKEHKYTSLMIVTSADHMPRVLVEMERRMPGVSLVPYPVSGASIFRPYWWLDPPIVWRLATEYTKYLLALGVGFRASL; the protein is encoded by the coding sequence ATGAGTAAATCCTGGAGCAAGTATATAATGGTGTGGAGAGGGTTAGGGGGGGTATCCATTATGGTGGTATTGGTTTATGGGGCAGGCTTCATTACCTTTTCCAGAGCCGTTGAGACCAAACCTCTTATGCCGGAAGTGGCTACAGAGGCTATTGTTGTGCTGACAGGCGCTTCTGATAGACTAGACGTTGCTATAGATTTGTTGATATCAAATCGGGGCGAGCGACTTTTGATTTCTGGTGTTGATCCTTCAGTTCGCCGCGATACGATCATAAAACTTACGGGTAGCAATAGTGCTCTTTTTGAGTGCTGTGTGGATATGGACAGGTATTCCACAAACACGGCGGGTAATGCCGTAGAGACAGCCCAATGGGTGAAAGAACACAAATATACCTCTCTGATGATTGTCACCAGTGCCGACCACATGCCCCGGGTGTTAGTGGAGATGGAGCGCCGTATGCCGGGTGTGAGTCTTGTTCCTTATCCGGTTTCCGGAGCCTCTATCTTCCGCCCGTATTGGTGGCTTGATCCACCAATTGTGTGGCGTCTGGCGACGGAGTACACCAAATATCTGCTGGCTTTGGGAGTTGGATTCAGAGCTAGCCTATAG
- a CDS encoding lysophospholipid acyltransferase family protein — protein MIILCVRSLIFAVCFYSLVVASAIRFIVWSPSTPEGVQRYQERWLGRITTAMRVVVGIKSEVRGYENIPDGPVIFASAHQSAWDTLYWPLFVSKPSIVLKKELTYIPLFGRMIMNMNSVSINRSMGATALKSLIRQSRSMVEQQRSIVIFPTGTRTQPGVRADYKPGVAALYTNLNMPCVPVSTNLGVFWPRRSFIRKPGVYVVSFGEPIPPGLKRREFMAQLEQRIETENERLLEETQNA, from the coding sequence ATGATTATCCTTTGTGTGCGGTCATTGATATTTGCGGTGTGTTTTTACAGTCTTGTTGTAGCCAGTGCCATACGTTTTATCGTGTGGTCTCCCTCAACCCCTGAGGGCGTACAGCGCTATCAAGAACGCTGGCTTGGGCGGATTACAACCGCCATGCGGGTGGTCGTTGGAATAAAAAGTGAAGTGCGCGGTTATGAAAACATTCCCGACGGCCCGGTGATATTTGCGTCAGCCCATCAATCGGCGTGGGATACCTTGTATTGGCCTTTGTTTGTGAGCAAGCCCTCTATTGTACTCAAAAAAGAACTGACATACATCCCGTTGTTCGGACGGATGATTATGAATATGAATAGCGTGAGTATTAACCGATCCATGGGAGCTACAGCTCTTAAGAGTTTGATCAGGCAATCCCGGAGTATGGTTGAACAGCAGCGCTCTATTGTTATTTTTCCCACCGGAACCCGCACACAGCCCGGTGTTCGGGCAGACTATAAACCCGGCGTTGCAGCGCTTTATACAAACCTCAATATGCCCTGTGTGCCGGTATCAACGAATCTGGGTGTGTTCTGGCCACGGCGTTCATTTATCCGCAAGCCCGGTGTTTATGTTGTCTCCTTTGGCGAGCCGATACCACCGGGCCTTAAAAGACGAGAGTTTATGGCACAATTGGAACAGCGCATAGAGACCGAAAATGAACGCTTGTTAGAGGAAACTCAAAACGCATAG
- a CDS encoding crosslink repair DNA glycosylase YcaQ family protein: MSSPLIVTNRQARRWLIHLSGLSCSPVGRVGGTKVLKKTIHQLGFVQLDSINTVERAHHLILFSRNHAYRREDLTHLLEKERSLFEHWTHDASVIPCEFYPHWQHRFAASRRRLTRRWENRLGPEPERVIAHVRRRITKEGPLMVRDFDDAHKGVGGWWGWGPSKTALEYLWHTGVLAIAGRQGFQKRYDLARRVIPSEYNTQKPKQAETVDWLCRMALERLGFATPRDLAAFWNGVSVDEARRWVEINKGRTIIEIMVDSRLNHSPQRVVVPCDIEDRLHNLPPVERRLRLLSPFDPLVRDRQRLSRVFGFDYRIEVFVPVAKRRYGYYVLPVLEGDRFIGRIDLKANRKAGILEVKGLWLEAGEKMTKIRSTRVVDALKHLADFTGCEAVTGFQI; the protein is encoded by the coding sequence ATGTCTTCTCCCCTGATAGTGACCAACAGACAAGCGCGGCGGTGGTTGATACATCTTTCCGGTCTTTCATGTTCGCCGGTGGGACGGGTCGGTGGCACGAAGGTTCTGAAAAAAACAATCCATCAGCTAGGCTTTGTACAACTGGACAGTATCAACACTGTAGAGCGTGCCCACCATCTGATTTTGTTCTCCAGAAATCATGCTTACCGGCGGGAAGATCTTACACATCTCCTGGAAAAAGAGAGGTCTTTGTTTGAACACTGGACTCATGATGCCTCTGTTATTCCGTGCGAGTTTTATCCTCATTGGCAGCACCGGTTTGCGGCCTCCCGTAGGCGCTTAACCCGGCGGTGGGAGAACCGCCTTGGACCTGAGCCAGAACGGGTTATTGCTCATGTGCGTCGTCGCATTACAAAAGAAGGCCCCTTAATGGTGCGAGATTTTGACGATGCGCACAAAGGAGTTGGTGGCTGGTGGGGGTGGGGGCCTTCTAAGACAGCACTGGAATATCTGTGGCATACGGGCGTATTGGCGATTGCCGGACGGCAGGGGTTTCAGAAACGCTATGATCTGGCACGGCGGGTTATTCCGTCTGAGTATAATACGCAAAAGCCGAAACAGGCCGAGACGGTGGATTGGCTTTGCCGTATGGCGCTTGAGCGCCTGGGGTTTGCTACACCGCGAGATTTAGCGGCGTTCTGGAACGGTGTCTCTGTTGATGAAGCGCGGCGTTGGGTTGAGATAAATAAAGGCCGTACAATTATAGAAATTATGGTGGACTCGCGCCTAAACCATTCACCTCAACGTGTCGTGGTGCCTTGCGACATTGAGGACAGGTTGCATAATTTACCCCCTGTGGAGCGGCGGCTACGATTACTTAGCCCGTTTGATCCTTTGGTGAGAGACAGGCAACGCTTGAGCCGAGTGTTCGGCTTTGACTATCGCATTGAGGTTTTTGTGCCTGTTGCTAAACGGCGTTATGGCTATTATGTTCTCCCTGTCCTGGAGGGTGACCGCTTTATCGGGCGCATTGATCTGAAAGCCAATCGCAAGGCGGGCATTCTTGAGGTGAAGGGATTATGGCTTGAAGCGGGCGAGAAGATGACAAAGATCCGTTCAACGCGGGTTGTGGATGCGCTAAAGCATTTAGCAGATTTTACCGGTTGTGAGGCCGTTACGGGGTTTCAGATTTAA